A genomic region of Dreissena polymorpha isolate Duluth1 chromosome 4, UMN_Dpol_1.0, whole genome shotgun sequence contains the following coding sequences:
- the LOC127878490 gene encoding uncharacterized protein LOC127878490: MFWFKVRVAAGNKESLKRAIRRAKRDTVPAELETISSIPFPLPESYTTTSSDERFLVYDNGSESARVLVYCSRVGLELLGEADTWFMDGTHSTAPRQFVQLFCIRVPLGEGHATAAYSLLPGKQREHYEEFLIAILDATGRRAAIAINLLTVETRKQDRDGDVLEESHRDNQKQFVLLKGTVLKLIDLHQHYEVQFKKPGIKKKSVWCKIAADINTEKEVQVSATQCEQKWKNLTKTFRDTVDHNSKSGNERKECSFFKELQESYGYRPNVKPIYVSGSHCSSSKESDETEEENSEMNDEKLQPKIKTPIQNRKDAVVELMNEMRADFREEQKQLLSSLAQQHEDRMNNEKCKLDLLAKLVSAIEKNIKNLFSNVSCLVVTGSCIY; encoded by the exons atgttttggttCAAGGTTAGAGTGGCAGCAGGGAATAAAGAATCCTTGAAGCGTGCCATCAGACGGGCTAAGAGAGACACCGTACCTGCAGAACTAGAGACGATCTCGTCCATACCGTTCCCACTACCCGAATCGTATACTACTACATCTTCTGACGAGCGATTTCTCGTCTATGACAACGGCTCTGAATCTGCACGTGTATTAGTATACTGCAGTCGTGTCGGGTTAGAGTTGCTGGGCGAAGCAGATACGTGGTTTATGGATGGAACGCACTCGACAGCGCCACGACAATTCGTACAGCTGTTTTGCATCCGGGTGCCACTTGGAGAAGGACACGCTACAGCTGCATACAGTCTCCTACCCGGCAAGCAGCGAGAACATTACGAGGAGTTCCTCATCGCCATCCTGGATGCTACGGGAAGACGTGCGGCCATCGCCATCAACT TACTAACTGTGGAGACGAGGAAGCAGGACAGAGATGGAGATGTTCTTGAAGAGAGTCATAGGGACAATCAGAAGCAGTTTGTTTTGCTTAAAGGAACCGTGTTGAAACTAATTGATCTTCATCAACACTATGAGGTACAGTTTAAGAAACCAGGCATCAAAAAGAAGTCTGTGTGGTGCAAAATTGCTGCCGACATTAACACAGAGAAAGAAGTTCAAGTAAGTGCAACACAGTGTGAACAGAAATGgaaaaacttaacaaaaacatTCAGAGATACGGTAGACCACAACTCCAAATCTGGAAATGAGCGCAAAGAATGTTCATTTTTCAAGGAACTTCAAGAAAGCTATGGCTACCGACCAAATGTAAAACCCATTTATGTCAGTGGTTCACACTGTTCATCCTCAAAAGAAAGTGATGAAACAGAGGAGGAAAATTCAGAAATGAACGATGAAAAATTACAACCAAAAATCAAGACACCAATACAGAACAGAAAAGATGCAGTTGTTGAACTGATGAATGAAATGAGGGCAGATTTTCGAGAAGAACAAAAGCAGTTACTGAGCAGTCTTGCCCAGCAGCATGAGGACAGAATGAACAACGAAAAATGCAAGTTAGATCTTTTGGCAAAGTTGGTTTCAGCTAttgagaaaaacattaaaaacctATTTAGCAATGTTAGTTGTTTAGTTGTTACCGGTAGTTGCATCTACTGA